The following nucleotide sequence is from Juglans microcarpa x Juglans regia isolate MS1-56 chromosome 6D, Jm3101_v1.0, whole genome shotgun sequence.
gaagatgagttgagatggttttaaatgagttaaataaaatattattaaaatattattttattaatattattattattttaaaatttaaaaattttgaattatttattatattttgtgtaagaatttaaaaaaattataatgatgagattagataaattgagatgagtttcgaGTCCAAACCGGAGCTTAGTTACACTATTTTCCTCTCCATCAcatcaccattttttttaataatgctaGAAGCATAAATATAAGGTCTTAATAgacaaattttatacaaatcatttgtaaaaaagtagattccACTAGTaattagagcattagcattggtttcatcaaattcatattcaaaatttgctgaaaagtatatattttctataaattcaaaacctcctTATCCATAACTatacattggattagctattaaattcatcaaaataataatataatattattttttaataataatattttaattttttttttatattttacaattacactaactatttatttattaataatttaatttgatactgaAATTATTGATACTAACTAGATGGTTATTTATATTGTTATGGTTAGAAAATACATCAACACTCACTATGCTCTAGTGTTAGTTAAAAAGGCActcaaaataaaagatgaaagaatTATATTGCACAAATTATAAGAAAtgtaagaaatatattttataataaaataataagaataaaaaataaatagtgagtCTTTAAATATAGAGATAAAAGTGAATATTATAGCTCAAAGCTTGAGATTTGATGATATACCGAATCCGATGTCAACAttttaactctcaaattatgaaattttgataaaacCTTCATTTTGATGAGACCGATACGGATgccctaaaaaataattttttttacactttttaagatgagattatttttttacaaagacttaTATGatacttgtctatttaaaatttatacaaatatatttgaTTATCAACACCTCCTCACCATAAATcgtaatagaatttttcatcatAATAACGTAACATAAATACAAATGTAAATCaattattccaaaataaaaatgaaaacactCATGGCAGAGTGAAAAATGTGATTAACATCccaaaaagaacaaacaaacacagagagagaagaaagaaaaaaaagaaaagaacagaaccaaaacaaaacagagacGTCAATGGTTCCATCGCAATAACCTCTGATCTCTCCTAATCTCCCCACCCCGACTTTAATCCCTGTCCGCCCGTTCCATGGCCTCCTCCATGCCCACAATTCtcagcaccaccaccaccaccaccaccatcttcGTCTTCCTCTTACTCCTCCAATCTGCCGTTTCCAAGCAACATTTCCTCTCTGACCCAGACCCAGATCCCACCAATACCATCACTGACTGCACCAACCGTTGGATCCACATCAGACACCTCCCCTCGCAATTCAACCACGATCTCTTATCCAACTGCTCTCAGTACCCTCTTTTTTTCGACTTCTGCCCCTACCTTCCCAACCATGGCCTCGGTCTAAAGACCCATTCCCGTTCCCACAGCTGGTTCCGCACCGACACTTTTATGCTCGAGCTTATCTTCCACCGTCGTATGCTCGAGTACCCTTGTCTCACTCCTGATCCCGACCTCGCCAACGCCGTTTTCCTCCCTTACTATGCCGGCATCGACGCCCTCCGTTACCTCTACGGCCCCGACGTCAATGCCAGCGCCGAACACGGCCTCGAGTTGTTCCGTTTCGTTCGGGATGATAACCCCCACATATGGGCTCGCCACGAGGGTCATGACCATTTCTTGGTCATGGCTCGGTCTGCTTGGGACTTCTCGCAATCTCTGGACAACGATCCTCCCACGTGGGGCACTTCGTTTCTCCAACTCCCCGAGTTTTACAACGTGACGGCTTTGACGTTGGAGGTCAGTGCTTGGCCGTGGCAGGAGCAAGCGATTCCGTACACGACGTCTTTTCACCCGCCGAGCCTCGCTTTCTTGGAGTCCTGGATACGCCGCGCGAGGCGGTCGAGAAGGTCAACCCTAATGCTCTTCGCCGGAGGCGGAGGGTCTCGGCAACGCCCAATATCCGGCGGAGCATCAGGAACGAGTGTGAGAATGATAATTCGACTCAAAGTCTTAGCGGGTACGAGAAAATGTGCGAGGTCGTGGATTGCTCTAATGGGGCGTGTGAGCACGACCCAATAAGGTACATGAGGCCGATGTTGGAAGCGACCTTTTGTTTGCAGCCACCGGGAGATACACCTACGCGG
It contains:
- the LOC121234462 gene encoding LOW QUALITY PROTEIN: probable xyloglucan galactosyltransferase GT19 (The sequence of the model RefSeq protein was modified relative to this genomic sequence to represent the inferred CDS: inserted 1 base in 1 codon) — protein: MASSMPTILSTTTTTTTIFVFLLLLQSAVSKQHFLSDPDPDPTNTITDCTNRWIHIRHLPSQFNHDLLSNCSQYPLFFDFCPYLPNHGLGLKTHSRSHSWFRTDTFMLELIFHRRMLEYPCLTPDPDLANAVFLPYYAGIDALRYLYGPDVNASAEHGLELFRFVRDDNPHIWARHEGHDHFLVMARSAWDFSQSLDNDPPTWGTSFLQLPEFYNVTALTLEVSAWPWQEQAIPYTTSFHPPSLAFLESWIRRARRSRRSTLMLFAGGGGXSATPNIRRSIRNECENDNSTQSLSGYEKMCEVVDCSNGACEHDPIRYMRPMLEATFCLQPPGDTPTRRSTFDSILAGCIPVFFEDSSAKLQYTWHLPEEEYGEFSVYIPKEEVVFKGLRILDVLVGIPRTRVKRMREKVLELMPRVVYRRHESTLGLRTRKDAFDIAIEGTLQRIKSRLKEVATCS